A genomic stretch from Cryptosporangium minutisporangium includes:
- a CDS encoding response regulator transcription factor, with the protein MRVLVVEDEPYMAEAIRDGLRLEAIAADIAGDGNTALEMLSVNAYDIAVLDRDIPGPSGDEIAARIVASGSGMPILMLTAADRLDDKASGFGLGADDYLTKPFELRELVLRLRALDRRRAHNRPPVRELAGLRLDPFRREVYRDGRYVALTRKQFAVLEVLVAAEGGVISAEELLERAWDENADPFTNAVRITVSALRKRLGEPWLIATVPGVGYRIGTGPAAGDEDDQRG; encoded by the coding sequence ATGCGTGTCTTGGTCGTCGAGGACGAGCCCTACATGGCCGAGGCCATCCGCGATGGACTACGCCTGGAGGCGATCGCGGCCGACATCGCCGGTGACGGCAACACCGCACTGGAGATGCTGAGCGTCAACGCCTACGACATCGCCGTCCTAGACCGCGACATCCCCGGCCCCTCCGGCGACGAGATCGCCGCACGCATCGTCGCCTCCGGCAGCGGCATGCCGATCCTGATGCTCACCGCTGCCGACCGGCTCGACGACAAGGCGTCCGGGTTCGGGCTCGGCGCCGACGACTACCTCACCAAGCCGTTCGAGCTGCGGGAACTCGTCCTCAGGCTCAGAGCACTCGACCGCAGGCGCGCACACAACAGGCCGCCCGTGCGAGAGCTCGCCGGCCTGCGCCTGGACCCATTCCGCCGCGAGGTCTACCGCGACGGCCGCTACGTCGCGCTCACCCGGAAGCAGTTCGCCGTGCTCGAAGTCCTGGTCGCCGCCGAGGGCGGCGTCATCAGCGCCGAAGAACTCCTGGAACGGGCGTGGGACGAGAACGCCGACCCGTTCACCAACGCCGTGCGCATCACGGTCTCCGCCCTCCGCAAGCGACTCGGCGAACCCTGGCTGATCGCGACGGTGCCCGGCGTCGGCTACCGCATCGGCACCGGACCCGCCGCCGGAGACGAGGATGACCAGCGTGGATAG
- a CDS encoding PGPGW domain-containing protein produces MAILGAALIVVGVLLLVLPGPGLLLVLAGLLLLASEFPWARRYVEPVRERAMQAADASVSSPWRLTGSVAAGLFLIGAGIVWGVQESLPFGGWGTGTS; encoded by the coding sequence ATGGCGATCCTCGGCGCAGCGCTCATCGTCGTCGGTGTGCTTCTCTTGGTCCTTCCCGGGCCGGGCCTGCTGTTGGTACTCGCCGGGTTGCTCCTCCTGGCGTCGGAGTTCCCGTGGGCGAGGCGCTACGTGGAGCCGGTACGGGAGCGAGCGATGCAAGCGGCCGACGCGAGCGTCTCCTCACCCTGGCGGCTGACCGGCTCGGTCGCGGCGGGTCTGTTCCTGATCGGCGCAGGCATCGTGTGGGGAGTGCAGGAGTCGTTGCCGTTCGGCGGCTGGGGCACCGGGACGAGTC